In one Aeromicrobium erythreum genomic region, the following are encoded:
- the pyrF gene encoding orotidine-5'-phosphate decarboxylase — MSFGSRARAAMDAYGPVCVGIDPHASLLEAWGVGDTLDGLDRFAATCVEAFAGQVAFVKPQSAFFERFGSRGVAILERTLQDLRHTGTLTVLDVKRGDIGSTAAAYAEAYLDEDSPMAADAVTVSPFLGFGSLAPFLEEAEKNDAGVFVLALTSNPEGPQVQHALVQHGRPAGVPGRGRQTGTVAGDVLAALREANAGATPMGSYGAVVGATIGSTDEDLDVNGPLLVPGFGSQGGTVDDLRRIFDGVTRYVLPSTSRQVLQAGPDVAALRDAAVAVNDSLQL; from the coding sequence GTGAGCTTCGGCTCGCGGGCCCGTGCCGCGATGGACGCGTACGGGCCGGTCTGCGTCGGCATCGACCCCCACGCCTCGCTGCTCGAGGCGTGGGGGGTCGGCGACACGCTCGACGGGCTCGACCGCTTCGCCGCGACCTGCGTCGAGGCGTTTGCAGGCCAGGTCGCGTTCGTGAAGCCGCAGTCGGCGTTCTTCGAGCGGTTCGGGTCGCGCGGCGTCGCGATCCTGGAGCGCACGTTGCAGGACCTGCGCCACACCGGCACGCTCACCGTGCTCGACGTGAAGCGCGGCGACATCGGCTCGACCGCCGCCGCCTACGCCGAGGCCTACCTCGACGAGGACAGCCCGATGGCGGCCGACGCGGTGACCGTGAGCCCGTTCCTCGGGTTCGGGTCGCTCGCGCCGTTCCTGGAGGAGGCCGAGAAGAACGACGCCGGCGTCTTCGTCCTCGCGCTGACCTCCAACCCCGAGGGTCCACAGGTGCAGCACGCCCTCGTGCAGCACGGCCGCCCGGCGGGGGTGCCGGGCCGTGGGCGGCAGACTGGAACGGTCGCCGGCGACGTGCTGGCGGCGCTGCGCGAGGCGAACGCGGGCGCGACCCCGATGGGCTCCTACGGCGCCGTCGTGGGCGCCACCATCGGCTCGACCGACGAGGACCTCGACGTGAACGGGCCGCTGCTCGTGCCGGGGTTCGGCAGCCAGGGCGGCACCGTCGACGACCTGCGACGCATCTTCGACGGCGTCACCCGGTACGTGCTGCCGTCGACGTCGCGACAGGTGCTGCAGGCCGGACCCGACGTGGCCGCACTGCGCGACGCCGCCGTCGCCGTGAACGACTCCCTGCAGTTGTAG
- a CDS encoding sugar ABC transporter permease, producing the protein MTTSSTGTQPAQNAGSGLADSDFAIDSRQTTTLGEAWQAYLNRLRGGDMGALPATLGLVVLFIVFGSLSDTFLTALNIANLITQAGAICVLAMALIPVLLLGDIDLSAGVAGAVGAAVAALAIDDHGLPWYVAVVGALVVGMVLGAFIGALVAKLGIPSFVVTLAFFLALQGVLLKMIGQGGSVRVADPVLRGITIKNVPVTVGWIVAVAVVVLFAALTLLRHRTQVQRGLAHQPLSLILVKIAGLAVVVLGLTALLNVDRSRNPNFPIQGVPYVLLVVGALLVLFTFLLSRTRYGRHVYAVGGNREAARRAGINVDRIRISVFVICTSTAAISGIIAASYAGKVSPSSGGGNTLLYAVGAAVIGGTSLFGGKGKARDGVIGGVVIATIANGLGLLNQASWINYVVTGGVLLLAASVDALSRRRRSASGVS; encoded by the coding sequence ATGACCACGTCATCCACGGGCACCCAGCCCGCCCAGAACGCCGGCAGCGGCCTCGCCGACTCCGACTTCGCGATCGACTCGCGCCAGACCACGACGCTCGGCGAGGCCTGGCAGGCCTACCTCAACCGCCTGCGCGGCGGCGACATGGGCGCCCTGCCCGCGACGCTGGGCCTCGTCGTCCTCTTCATCGTCTTCGGCTCGCTCAGCGACACCTTCCTGACCGCGCTGAACATCGCCAACCTCATCACCCAGGCCGGCGCGATCTGCGTCCTGGCCATGGCGCTCATCCCGGTGCTGCTGCTCGGCGACATCGACCTGTCCGCGGGTGTCGCGGGGGCGGTCGGCGCCGCGGTCGCGGCGCTGGCGATCGACGACCACGGACTGCCCTGGTACGTCGCCGTCGTCGGCGCGCTCGTCGTCGGCATGGTGCTCGGTGCGTTCATCGGCGCGCTGGTCGCCAAGCTCGGCATCCCGAGCTTCGTCGTCACGCTGGCCTTCTTCCTGGCCCTGCAGGGCGTGCTGCTGAAGATGATCGGCCAGGGCGGCTCGGTCCGTGTGGCCGACCCGGTCCTGCGCGGCATCACCATCAAGAACGTGCCCGTCACCGTCGGCTGGATCGTCGCGGTCGCCGTGGTGGTCCTGTTCGCGGCCCTCACGCTGCTGCGTCACCGCACGCAGGTGCAGCGCGGTCTCGCGCACCAGCCGCTCAGCCTCATCCTCGTCAAGATCGCCGGCCTGGCGGTCGTCGTGCTGGGCCTCACGGCGCTGCTCAACGTCGACCGCAGCCGGAACCCGAACTTCCCGATCCAGGGTGTGCCGTACGTGCTGCTCGTGGTGGGTGCGCTGCTGGTGCTGTTCACCTTCCTGCTCAGCCGGACCCGCTACGGACGTCACGTGTACGCCGTGGGCGGCAACCGCGAGGCCGCTCGACGCGCGGGCATCAACGTCGACCGCATCCGCATCTCGGTCTTCGTCATCTGCACGTCGACGGCAGCCATCAGCGGCATCATCGCCGCGTCGTACGCCGGCAAGGTCTCGCCGTCGTCCGGTGGCGGCAACACGCTGCTGTACGCCGTCGGTGCGGCGGTCATCGGCGGCACGAGCCTCTTCGGCGGCAAGGGCAAGGCGCGCGACGGCGTCATCGGCGGTGTCGTGATCGCCACGATCGCCAACGGTCTCGGCCTGCTCAACCAGGCCAGCTGGATCAACTACGTCGTCACCGGAGGCGTGCTGCTGCTCGCCGCCAGCGTGGACGCCCTGTCGCGCCGTCGCCGGTCGGCGTCGGGCGTGAGCTGA
- the gmk gene encoding guanylate kinase, translated as MSADPATSESPVRSRLVVLAGPTAVGKGTVAACVREERPDIWISVSATTRPPRPGEQEGVHYHFVSEAEFDRLVETDGLLEWAVVHGRHRYGTPRGPVEERLDAGEPALLELDLQGARQVRRAMPDALMCFLAPPSFEELERRLVGRGTEGPEERERRLRTAREELAAEAEFDLTIVNTDVRAACRELIDLFDGPARA; from the coding sequence GTGAGCGCTGACCCGGCCACGTCCGAGTCACCCGTCCGCTCCCGGCTCGTCGTCCTCGCCGGCCCGACCGCGGTCGGCAAGGGGACGGTCGCTGCGTGCGTGCGCGAGGAGCGGCCCGACATCTGGATCTCCGTGTCGGCCACCACCCGGCCGCCGCGTCCCGGTGAGCAGGAGGGCGTGCACTACCACTTCGTCAGCGAGGCCGAGTTCGACCGGCTCGTCGAGACCGACGGGCTGCTCGAGTGGGCCGTCGTGCACGGTCGCCACCGCTACGGCACGCCGCGCGGCCCGGTCGAGGAGCGCCTCGACGCGGGGGAGCCCGCCCTGCTCGAGCTCGACCTGCAGGGCGCGCGCCAGGTGCGTCGGGCGATGCCCGACGCCCTCATGTGCTTCCTCGCGCCGCCGTCGTTCGAGGAGCTCGAGCGGCGTCTCGTGGGGCGCGGCACCGAGGGGCCCGAGGAGCGGGAGCGCCGCCTGCGCACCGCCCGCGAGGAGCTCGCCGCCGAGGCCGAGTTCGATCTGACGATCGTCAACACCGACGTCCGGGCCGCGTGCCGGGAGTTGATAGACTTGTTCGACGGGCCCGCGCGGGCCTGA
- a CDS encoding sugar ABC transporter substrate-binding protein, which produces MKRTRNLVLAGLMGATLMLSACGSSDSGNDGSDSKGDAGKIGVILPDTKSSVRWESADRPALEKAFKEAGVEYEIQNAEGDADKMATIADSMIADGVTVLAIVNLDSDSGASIEEKAAQQGVKTIDYDRLTLGGSADYYVSFDNTKVGELQGQGLEQCLGDKDANVIYLNGSPTDNNATLFSEGAHSVLDKNTKYKNVGEQAVPDWDNEQAVTIFEQLYTKVDGDVQGVYAANDGLAGSVISILQKNGQAGKVPVTGQDATVEGLQNILKGDQCMSVYKSATQEAGALAKAAIALAKGDKAETNGTTEDSEGKREVPSILLTPQSITKDNVKDVVDDGGVSKDDLCANDFAKLCADAGIS; this is translated from the coding sequence GTGAAGCGGACGCGCAATCTGGTGCTGGCCGGGCTCATGGGTGCCACGCTCATGCTGAGCGCCTGCGGCAGCAGCGACTCGGGGAACGACGGCAGCGACAGCAAGGGTGACGCGGGCAAGATCGGCGTCATCCTCCCCGACACCAAGTCCTCGGTGCGCTGGGAGTCGGCCGACCGTCCCGCGCTCGAGAAGGCGTTCAAGGAGGCCGGCGTCGAGTACGAGATCCAGAACGCCGAGGGCGACGCCGACAAGATGGCCACCATCGCCGACAGCATGATCGCCGACGGCGTCACCGTCCTCGCGATCGTCAACCTCGACTCCGACTCCGGTGCCTCCATCGAGGAGAAGGCCGCGCAGCAGGGCGTCAAGACGATCGACTACGACCGGCTCACGCTGGGCGGCTCGGCCGACTACTACGTCTCGTTCGACAACACCAAGGTCGGCGAGCTGCAGGGCCAGGGTCTCGAGCAGTGCCTCGGCGACAAGGACGCGAACGTCATCTACCTGAACGGCTCGCCCACCGACAACAACGCGACGCTGTTCTCCGAGGGTGCGCACAGCGTCCTCGACAAGAACACGAAGTACAAGAACGTCGGCGAGCAGGCCGTCCCCGACTGGGACAACGAGCAGGCCGTCACGATCTTCGAGCAGCTGTACACGAAGGTCGACGGCGACGTCCAGGGCGTCTACGCGGCCAACGACGGCCTCGCCGGCTCGGTCATCTCGATCCTGCAGAAGAACGGCCAGGCGGGCAAGGTCCCGGTCACGGGCCAGGACGCCACGGTCGAGGGCCTGCAGAACATCCTCAAGGGCGACCAGTGCATGTCGGTGTACAAGTCGGCCACGCAGGAGGCCGGCGCGCTCGCCAAGGCGGCCATCGCGCTCGCCAAGGGCGACAAGGCCGAGACCAACGGCACCACCGAGGACTCCGAGGGCAAGCGTGAGGTTCCCTCGATCCTCCTGACCCCGCAGTCCATCACGAAGGACAACGTCAAGGACGTCGTCGACGACGGAGGCGTCAGCAAGGACGACCTCTGCGCCAACGACTTCGCGAAGCTCTGCGCGGACGCCGGCATCAGCTGA
- the metK gene encoding methionine adenosyltransferase — MSRFFTSESVTEGHPDKIADQISDSVLDALLAEDPKSRVACETYVTTGLVLVGGEVTTEAYADIARIARDRVLEIGYDSSVKGFDGESCAVQITLDAQSPDIAQGVDTAFENRADGSVDPLDLQGAGDQGLMFGFAIDETPELMPLPITIAHRLAEQLTAVRKDGTLPYLRADGKTQVTIEYGDDDKPKRVEAIVVSTQHEEGIDLDAQLRGDIKKHVIDVVLGQYDIDSSDYKLHVNPTGRFVIGGPMGDVGLTGRKIIVDTYGGYARHGGGAFSGKDPSKVDRSAAYAMRWVAKNIVAAGLATKAEVQVAYAIGVAKPVGFYVDTYGTETVPVDKIREAVLEVFDLRPGAIVRDLDLLRPIYAQTAAYGHFGRPGLPWEDTGRAEALKAAAHA, encoded by the coding sequence GTGAGCCGCTTCTTCACGTCCGAGTCGGTGACCGAGGGCCACCCCGACAAGATCGCCGACCAGATCAGCGACAGCGTCCTCGACGCGCTGCTGGCGGAGGACCCCAAGAGCCGTGTCGCGTGCGAGACGTACGTGACCACGGGCCTCGTGCTCGTCGGCGGCGAGGTGACCACCGAGGCGTACGCCGACATCGCGCGCATCGCCCGCGACCGCGTCCTGGAGATCGGGTACGACTCCTCCGTCAAGGGCTTCGACGGTGAGTCCTGCGCCGTGCAGATCACCCTCGACGCGCAGAGCCCCGACATCGCCCAGGGCGTCGACACCGCGTTCGAGAACCGCGCCGACGGCTCCGTCGACCCGCTCGACCTGCAGGGCGCCGGCGACCAGGGCCTCATGTTCGGCTTCGCGATCGACGAGACCCCCGAGCTGATGCCGCTGCCGATCACCATCGCGCACCGCCTCGCCGAGCAGCTGACCGCGGTCCGCAAGGACGGCACGCTGCCCTACCTGCGCGCCGACGGCAAGACGCAGGTCACCATCGAGTACGGCGACGACGACAAGCCCAAGCGCGTCGAGGCCATCGTCGTGTCCACGCAGCACGAGGAGGGCATCGACCTCGACGCCCAGCTCCGCGGCGACATCAAGAAGCACGTCATCGACGTCGTGCTCGGCCAGTACGACATCGACTCCAGCGACTACAAGCTGCACGTCAACCCCACCGGTCGCTTCGTCATCGGCGGACCCATGGGCGATGTCGGCCTGACCGGCCGCAAGATCATCGTCGACACCTACGGCGGCTACGCCCGCCACGGCGGCGGGGCGTTCTCCGGCAAGGACCCGAGCAAGGTCGACCGCTCCGCCGCGTACGCCATGCGCTGGGTCGCGAAGAACATCGTCGCCGCCGGCCTCGCCACCAAGGCCGAGGTCCAGGTCGCGTACGCGATCGGCGTCGCCAAGCCGGTCGGCTTCTACGTGGACACCTACGGCACCGAGACGGTCCCGGTCGACAAGATCCGTGAGGCCGTCCTCGAGGTCTTCGACCTCCGCCCCGGCGCCATCGTCCGCGACCTCGACCTGCTCCGCCCGATCTACGCGCAGACCGCCGCCTACGGCCACTTCGGCCGCCCCGGCCTGCCGTGGGAGGACACCGGCCGCGCCGAGGCCCTCAAGGCCGCCGCGCACGCCTGA
- the coaBC gene encoding bifunctional phosphopantothenoylcysteine decarboxylase/phosphopantothenate--cysteine ligase CoaBC yields the protein MSEPVPGDVRRPRVVLGVGGGIAAYKVASLLRLFTESGHDVRVVPTRSALQFVGAPTWEALSGQPVATDVWSDVHEVPHVRLGQGADLVVVAPATADLLAKAAHGLADDLLTNTLLTARCPVVLAPAMHTEMWEHAATQANVETLRSRGVLVVEPAAGRLTGSDTGKGRLPEPDQLFAVCHDVLDAHDQDLAGRHVVVSAGGTREFLDPVRYLGNRSSGLQGIAIAQAAVARGATVTLVAANVGLPAPAGVDVVEVVTTAELHAAVVGAAARADVVVMAAAPADFRPADVSGSKIKKRDDGRTPVVELVENPDILAGLVRDRGDARRPFIVGFAAETGDENASVAGHGRAKLERKGCELLVVNDVSEGKVFGREDTEAVILAADGSEVPVPPGSKSRLAHTLWDEIVRRAGRQNPSR from the coding sequence ATGAGCGAACCCGTTCCGGGCGACGTCCGACGTCCCCGCGTCGTCCTGGGCGTCGGCGGGGGCATCGCCGCCTACAAGGTGGCGTCCCTGCTGCGCCTGTTCACCGAGTCGGGCCACGACGTCCGCGTCGTGCCCACCCGGTCCGCGCTGCAGTTCGTCGGCGCCCCCACCTGGGAGGCGCTGAGCGGCCAGCCCGTCGCGACCGACGTGTGGTCCGACGTGCACGAGGTGCCCCACGTGCGGCTCGGCCAGGGGGCCGACCTCGTCGTCGTCGCACCGGCGACCGCCGACCTGCTCGCCAAGGCCGCGCACGGCCTCGCCGACGACCTGCTCACCAACACCCTGCTGACCGCGCGGTGCCCCGTGGTGCTCGCGCCGGCCATGCACACCGAGATGTGGGAGCACGCGGCCACGCAGGCCAACGTCGAGACGTTGCGCTCGCGGGGCGTGCTCGTCGTCGAGCCCGCCGCCGGCCGGCTCACGGGCAGCGACACCGGCAAGGGTCGGCTCCCGGAGCCCGACCAGCTGTTCGCCGTCTGCCACGACGTGCTCGACGCCCACGACCAGGACCTCGCCGGGCGGCACGTCGTCGTCTCCGCGGGCGGCACCCGCGAGTTCCTCGACCCCGTGCGCTACCTCGGCAACCGTTCGTCGGGCCTGCAGGGCATCGCCATCGCGCAGGCCGCTGTCGCGCGTGGCGCCACCGTCACGCTCGTCGCCGCGAACGTCGGGCTGCCCGCCCCGGCCGGCGTGGACGTCGTCGAGGTGGTCACCACCGCCGAGCTGCACGCCGCCGTCGTCGGCGCCGCGGCCCGCGCCGACGTCGTCGTCATGGCGGCCGCACCCGCCGACTTCCGGCCGGCGGACGTCTCGGGCAGCAAGATCAAGAAGCGCGACGACGGGCGCACACCGGTCGTCGAGCTCGTCGAGAACCCCGACATCCTCGCCGGCCTCGTCCGCGACCGCGGCGACGCGCGACGTCCGTTCATCGTCGGCTTCGCCGCCGAGACCGGCGACGAGAACGCCAGCGTCGCCGGCCACGGTCGCGCCAAGCTCGAGCGCAAGGGCTGCGAGCTGCTCGTCGTCAACGACGTCAGCGAGGGCAAGGTCTTCGGACGCGAGGACACCGAGGCGGTCATCCTGGCCGCCGACGGCAGCGAGGTGCCGGTGCCGCCCGGCTCGAAGTCCAGGCTCGCCCACACGCTGTGGGACGAGATCGTCCGACGCGCGGGACGGCAGAACCCTTCGCGCTGA
- the rpoZ gene encoding DNA-directed RNA polymerase subunit omega — MTSTRSVAEGITNPPIDDLLDKADSKYKLVLYSAKRARQINAYYSQLGEGLLEYVGPLLETEVQEKPLSIALREINADLLTVEETDGSEGYQSNGAAASSQV, encoded by the coding sequence GTGACCAGCACGCGTTCCGTGGCCGAGGGCATCACGAACCCGCCCATCGACGACCTGCTCGACAAGGCCGACTCCAAGTACAAGCTGGTGCTCTACAGCGCCAAGCGCGCGCGTCAGATCAACGCGTACTACTCCCAGCTCGGCGAGGGCCTGCTGGAGTACGTCGGGCCGCTGCTCGAGACCGAGGTCCAGGAGAAGCCGCTCTCCATCGCCCTGCGCGAGATCAACGCGGACCTGCTGACGGTCGAGGAGACCGACGGCAGCGAGGGCTACCAGAGCAACGGGGCTGCTGCGTCGTCCCAGGTCTGA
- the mihF gene encoding integration host factor, actinobacterial type has product MALPQLTPEQRQAALAKAAQARQVRAEVKNRLKHSGASLADVINEARVDDVIAKLKVSDLLQSMPGVGKVRAKEIMDRIGIADSRRLRGLGVNQVQALLREFGSRER; this is encoded by the coding sequence GTGGCCCTCCCACAGCTGACCCCCGAGCAGCGGCAGGCCGCCCTCGCCAAGGCCGCGCAGGCCCGGCAGGTGCGCGCCGAGGTGAAGAACCGCCTCAAGCACTCCGGCGCCAGTCTGGCCGACGTGATCAACGAGGCCCGGGTCGACGACGTCATCGCCAAGCTCAAGGTGAGCGACCTGCTGCAGTCGATGCCCGGCGTGGGCAAGGTCCGCGCCAAGGAGATCATGGACCGCATCGGCATCGCCGACAGCCGGCGGCTGCGGGGCCTCGGCGTCAACCAGGTGCAGGCGCTGCTGCGCGAGTTCGGCAGCCGTGAGCGCTGA
- a CDS encoding ATP-binding cassette domain-containing protein — MTTNPLLELRGINKSFGAVHVLHDVDFAVYPGQVTALVGDNGAGKSTLVKTIAGIYSADTGQRYFEGKPVDIHGPRDAADLGIEVVYQDLALCDNLDIVENMFLGRELMKGPQLDEATMESRARETLASLSVRTVKSVRQSVASLSGGQRQTVAIAKSVLWNSKVVLLDEPTAALGVAQTRQVLDLVRRLADQGLGVVLISHNMVDVFEVADRITTLYLGRVAADVATKDVTNTQVVELITAGRSGDLGLASV, encoded by the coding sequence ATGACCACCAACCCGCTGCTGGAGCTGCGCGGCATCAACAAGAGCTTCGGCGCCGTCCACGTCCTGCACGACGTCGACTTCGCCGTCTACCCCGGCCAGGTCACGGCGCTCGTCGGCGACAACGGCGCCGGCAAGTCGACGCTCGTCAAGACGATCGCCGGCATCTACTCCGCCGACACCGGCCAGCGCTACTTCGAGGGCAAGCCGGTCGACATCCACGGCCCCCGCGACGCGGCCGACCTCGGCATCGAGGTCGTCTACCAGGACCTCGCCCTCTGCGACAACCTCGACATCGTCGAGAACATGTTCCTCGGCCGCGAGCTCATGAAGGGTCCGCAGCTCGACGAGGCCACCATGGAGTCCCGCGCCCGCGAGACCCTCGCGTCGCTGTCGGTACGCACGGTCAAGTCGGTGCGCCAGAGCGTCGCCAGCCTGTCCGGCGGACAGCGCCAGACCGTCGCCATCGCGAAGTCGGTCCTCTGGAACTCCAAGGTCGTGCTGCTCGACGAGCCCACCGCGGCCCTGGGCGTCGCCCAGACCCGCCAGGTCCTCGACCTCGTGCGCCGTCTCGCCGACCAGGGACTCGGCGTCGTGCTGATCTCCCACAACATGGTCGACGTCTTCGAGGTCGCCGACCGCATCACCACCCTGTACCTCGGCCGCGTGGCCGCCGACGTCGCCACGAAGGACGTCACCAACACCCAGGTCGTCGAGCTCATCACCGCGGGTCGCTCGGGCGACCTCGGGCTCGCATCCGTCTGA